Proteins from one Amycolatopsis benzoatilytica AK 16/65 genomic window:
- a CDS encoding methyltransferase domain-containing protein — MKTDTVAARGSGAVRRALEAELRAARARGVEQPVVVDVGGGSGGWAVPFASAGCLVTVVEPNPNALATLRRRAEDAGVSGRITVIADDSDSLGAYVPAGSADLVLAHGLLEVVDDPRVVLDALAAAVAPGGAVSVLVANRMAAVLHRALAGRITEAQRLLENAEGIVAGDTVLRRYDSAGLTESLIAAGLEVGLVQGDRVISDVVPGGVREDELAEFELAASAVPALRDVAGRLHAIARRG, encoded by the coding sequence ATGAAGACCGACACCGTCGCCGCCCGAGGTTCGGGCGCTGTTCGCCGAGCTCTCGAGGCTGAGCTGCGGGCCGCGCGCGCCCGCGGAGTGGAGCAGCCGGTCGTCGTGGACGTCGGAGGCGGGAGCGGCGGCTGGGCGGTGCCGTTCGCCTCGGCCGGCTGCCTGGTCACCGTCGTCGAGCCGAACCCGAACGCGCTCGCGACGCTGCGCCGCCGGGCCGAGGACGCGGGCGTCTCCGGCCGCATCACGGTGATCGCCGACGACTCCGACTCGCTCGGCGCGTACGTCCCGGCCGGTTCCGCGGACCTGGTGCTGGCGCACGGCCTGCTGGAGGTCGTGGACGACCCGCGGGTGGTCCTCGACGCGCTGGCCGCCGCGGTCGCCCCCGGCGGCGCGGTCTCGGTGCTGGTGGCCAACCGGATGGCGGCGGTGCTGCACCGCGCGCTGGCCGGCCGGATCACCGAAGCGCAGCGGCTGCTGGAGAACGCCGAGGGCATCGTGGCAGGGGACACCGTGCTGCGCCGGTACGACAGCGCCGGGCTGACCGAGTCGCTGATCGCGGCCGGCCTGGAGGTCGGGCTGGTGCAGGGCGACCGGGTCATCTCCGACGTCGTGCCGGGCGGGGTCCGCGAAGACGAACTGGCGGAGTTCGAGCTGGCCGCTTCGGCGGTGCCCGCGCTGCGCGACGTCGCCGGCCGGTTGCACGCGATCGCCCGGCGCGGCTGA
- a CDS encoding ParA family protein: MHTVAVLSLKGGVGKTTVALGIASAALRRGTRTLVADLDPQGNATTSLDPPFTDATLADVLETPARAVLERAIAASVWSEDIDVLVGAEELEALNEPDADPRRLENLARALDELHQHPIREDPYELAIVDCPPSLGRLTKSALVAADSALIVTEPTMYAVAGAQRALEAIERIREESNPGLRPIGVLVNKLRVRSYEHQFRVAELRENFGSLVMPTAIPDRLAVQQAQGACSPIHEWHSPGAQEIALTFNMVLAKILRSNRAGRHRVRGEEEAAQPEVSENAG; the protein is encoded by the coding sequence GTGCACACCGTCGCCGTTCTCAGCCTCAAGGGTGGTGTCGGCAAAACGACAGTTGCGCTCGGTATCGCGTCGGCCGCGTTGCGTAGGGGAACCCGCACGCTCGTAGCCGATCTCGACCCGCAGGGCAACGCCACCACCTCGCTCGACCCGCCGTTCACCGACGCGACCCTCGCGGACGTGCTCGAGACGCCGGCCAGGGCGGTGCTCGAACGCGCCATCGCGGCCAGCGTCTGGAGCGAGGACATCGACGTGCTGGTCGGCGCCGAGGAGCTGGAAGCGCTCAACGAACCCGACGCGGACCCGCGGCGGCTGGAGAACCTCGCCCGCGCGCTCGACGAACTGCATCAGCACCCGATCCGCGAGGACCCGTACGAACTGGCGATCGTCGACTGCCCGCCGTCGCTGGGCCGGTTGACCAAATCGGCGCTCGTAGCCGCCGACAGCGCGTTGATTGTGACTGAGCCCACAATGTATGCGGTCGCCGGCGCTCAGCGCGCGCTCGAAGCGATCGAGCGGATCCGCGAGGAGAGCAACCCGGGGCTGCGGCCGATCGGCGTGCTGGTGAACAAGCTGCGGGTGCGGTCGTACGAGCACCAGTTCCGGGTCGCGGAGCTGCGCGAGAACTTCGGCTCGCTGGTGATGCCGACGGCGATCCCGGACCGGCTGGCGGTGCAGCAGGCGCAGGGCGCGTGCAGCCCGATCCACGAGTGGCACTCCCCCGGCGCCCAGGAGATCGCGCTGACGTTCAATATGGTCCTGGCGAAGATCCTGCGCTCCAACCGCGCCGGACGCCACCGCGTCCGCGGCGAAGAGGAAGCCGCGCAGCCGGAAGTGTCGGAAAACGCGGGCTGA
- a CDS encoding DNA-formamidopyrimidine glycosylase family protein, with protein sequence MPEGDTVFLAGKLLDRALAGKTLVRGEFRHPELATVDLAGRRVLGVGTVGKHLFARFSGDLTLHSHLKMDGDWKIQPAGAKWPMPAHHARVVLMTDDVQAIGFRLHDLKLLPTAEEHSLVEHLGPDLLDPQWTDEHAARAAANLAAKPDRELGDALLDQRTMAGVGNLYKTEICFLLRVSPWTPVSEVDTGRAVALARKLLAANAWRHEQATTGDLRRGRRTWVYERTRQGCFRCGGPVVVRPQGDGPYQRPTWCCPRCQPGPIPPDGLPRK encoded by the coding sequence GTGCCCGAAGGCGACACCGTATTCCTCGCCGGGAAGCTGCTCGACCGCGCACTCGCCGGGAAAACGCTGGTGCGCGGCGAGTTCCGGCATCCCGAGTTGGCCACTGTGGACTTGGCAGGCCGGCGGGTGCTCGGCGTGGGAACGGTCGGCAAGCATCTGTTCGCCCGGTTCTCCGGCGACCTGACGCTGCACAGCCATCTCAAGATGGACGGCGACTGGAAGATCCAGCCGGCCGGCGCGAAGTGGCCGATGCCGGCGCACCACGCGCGCGTCGTGCTGATGACCGACGACGTCCAGGCGATCGGTTTTCGGTTGCACGACTTGAAACTGCTGCCCACCGCGGAGGAGCACTCGCTCGTCGAACACCTCGGCCCGGACCTGCTGGATCCACAGTGGACAGACGAGCACGCCGCACGGGCCGCGGCGAACCTGGCGGCGAAGCCGGACCGGGAACTCGGCGACGCACTGCTGGACCAGCGGACGATGGCCGGGGTCGGCAATCTGTACAAGACGGAGATCTGCTTCCTGCTGCGAGTATCGCCGTGGACTCCGGTGTCCGAAGTGGACACTGGACGCGCGGTGGCGCTCGCGCGCAAGCTGCTCGCGGCCAACGCCTGGCGCCATGAGCAGGCCACCACCGGCGACCTCCGCCGAGGCAGGCGCACCTGGGTCTACGAACGCACCCGGCAGGGCTGCTTCCGGTGCGGCGGACCGGTCGTGGTGCGCCCGCAGGGCGACGGGCCCTACCAGCGGCCGACCTGGTGCTGCCCGCGCTGTCAGCCCGGCCCGATCCCACCGGACGGACTGCCGCGCAAATGA